A single genomic interval of Rhizobium leguminosarum bv. trifolii WSM1325 harbors:
- a CDS encoding acetylglutamate kinase (KEGG: rec:RHECIAT_CH0000469 acetylglutamate kinase protein~TIGRFAM: acetylglutamate kinase~PFAM: aspartate/glutamate/uridylate kinase), producing the protein MNETESEMQARLLAKALPFMQRYENKTIVVKYGGHAMGNPELGKAFASDIALLKQSGVNPIVVHGGGPQIGAMLSKMGIESKFEGGLRVTDQKTVEIVEMVLAGSINKEIVALINQTGEWAIGLCGKDGNMVFAEKARKTIKDPDSNIERVLDLGFVGEVVEVDRTLLDLLARSEMIPVIAPVAPGRDGATYNINADTFAGAIAGALNATRLLFLTDVPGVLDKNGQLIKELSVAEAHALIADGTISGGMIPKVETCIDAIKAGVQGVVILNGKTAHSVLLEIFTEHGVGTLIVP; encoded by the coding sequence ATGAACGAAACCGAAAGCGAAATGCAGGCACGGCTTCTGGCCAAAGCTCTGCCCTTCATGCAGCGTTACGAGAACAAAACGATTGTCGTGAAATATGGCGGTCACGCCATGGGCAATCCCGAGCTCGGCAAGGCCTTTGCCAGCGACATCGCGCTGTTGAAGCAATCGGGCGTCAACCCGATCGTCGTTCACGGCGGCGGCCCGCAGATCGGCGCCATGCTGAGCAAGATGGGCATCGAATCGAAATTCGAGGGCGGCCTTCGCGTCACCGACCAGAAAACGGTCGAGATCGTCGAAATGGTGCTCGCCGGCTCGATCAACAAGGAAATCGTCGCGCTCATCAATCAGACCGGCGAATGGGCGATCGGCCTTTGCGGCAAGGACGGCAACATGGTCTTCGCCGAAAAGGCGCGCAAGACCATCAAAGATCCGGATTCGAACATCGAGCGCGTGCTCGATCTCGGTTTCGTCGGCGAAGTGGTCGAGGTCGACCGGACGCTGCTCGATCTGCTTGCCCGCTCCGAGATGATCCCGGTCATCGCCCCCGTGGCGCCTGGCCGCGACGGCGCCACCTACAATATCAATGCAGATACCTTCGCCGGCGCCATTGCCGGTGCGCTGAACGCCACCCGGCTGCTGTTCCTGACCGATGTGCCGGGCGTGCTCGACAAGAACGGCCAGCTCATCAAGGAGCTTTCTGTCGCCGAAGCACATGCGCTGATCGCCGATGGCACGATTTCGGGTGGCATGATCCCCAAGGTCGAGACCTGCATCGATGCGATCAAGGCCGGCGTGCAGGGCGTCGTCATCCTGAACGGCAAGACCGCCCATTCCGTGCTGCTCGAGATCTTCACCGAGCACGGCGTCGGAACGCTGATCGTTCCCTGA
- a CDS encoding conserved hypothetical protein (KEGG: rec:RHECIAT_CH0000471 hypothetical protein) → MTSPDKSKGDRSRDEVLAGEYVLGVLSLQDRRVVEERMRHDRPFAAIVSRWETNLSAFNDEYEGVAPNRETFKQIEARLFGDGQKPPSFSQGLWNSAVFWRSLSFACIVVAVSAVIFASGVVPEPQGPAPLVASLSGQNSTINLLASYELQSGRLKIVPVAAGKPEEKSLELWLVPGSGMTRSLGVFQPGESGELVIPADLRSQVADGATLAVSLEPFGGSPTGQATGPVIASGPLHRP, encoded by the coding sequence ATGACATCGCCCGATAAAAGCAAGGGAGACCGCTCCCGCGACGAGGTTCTCGCCGGCGAATATGTGCTTGGCGTCCTGTCGTTGCAGGATCGCCGGGTGGTGGAAGAGCGCATGCGCCACGACCGCCCCTTCGCTGCGATCGTCAGCCGCTGGGAAACCAACCTCTCCGCCTTCAACGACGAGTATGAAGGCGTTGCTCCGAACCGGGAAACCTTCAAGCAGATCGAGGCACGGCTGTTCGGCGATGGCCAAAAGCCCCCATCCTTTTCGCAGGGGCTCTGGAATTCCGCCGTTTTCTGGCGCTCGCTGAGCTTCGCCTGCATCGTCGTCGCCGTCAGCGCTGTCATCTTCGCCTCCGGCGTGGTGCCGGAGCCGCAGGGGCCGGCACCACTGGTAGCCTCGCTTTCGGGCCAGAACAGCACCATCAATCTTCTCGCCTCCTATGAGCTGCAGAGCGGCCGGCTGAAGATCGTGCCGGTCGCCGCCGGCAAGCCGGAGGAGAAGTCGCTGGAACTCTGGCTGGTACCGGGCAGCGGCATGACGAGATCGCTCGGCGTCTTCCAGCCGGGCGAGAGCGGTGAACTTGTCATCCCCGCCGATCTGCGCAGCCAGGTCGCCGATGGCGCAACGCTTGCCGTCAGCCTCGAACCCTTCGGCGGTTCGCCGACCGGCCAGGCGACCGGTCCGGTGATCGCAAGCGGTCCCCTGCACCGACCATAA
- a CDS encoding beta-Ig-H3/fasciclin (PFAM: beta-Ig-H3/fasciclin~SMART: beta-Ig-H3/fasciclin~KEGG: rec:RHECIAT_CH0000472 putative transforming growth factor-induced protein (and secreted protein MPB70)): MIKSVLRGVALATAMSAVAFAAAKNPVVGGAAMFDSKNIIENAVNSKDHTTLVAAVKAAGLVGTLEGKGPFTVFAPTNEAFAALPKGTVDTLLKPENKATLTKVLTCHVVAADAMAKTVAKMIKDDGGEHDIKTVGGCVLKAKENMGKITLTDENGGVSHVTIADVKQSNGVIHVVDKVLLPKM, encoded by the coding sequence ATGATCAAGTCCGTATTGCGCGGCGTCGCGCTCGCCACAGCCATGTCCGCCGTCGCCTTTGCCGCCGCCAAGAATCCAGTGGTCGGCGGCGCTGCGATGTTCGATAGCAAGAACATCATCGAGAACGCCGTGAATTCCAAAGATCACACGACGCTGGTCGCAGCCGTCAAGGCGGCAGGCCTGGTCGGCACGCTCGAAGGCAAGGGCCCCTTCACCGTCTTTGCGCCGACCAACGAAGCTTTTGCCGCGCTGCCGAAGGGCACCGTCGATACGCTGCTGAAGCCGGAAAACAAGGCGACGCTGACCAAGGTTCTGACCTGCCACGTCGTTGCCGCCGATGCGATGGCCAAGACCGTTGCCAAGATGATCAAGGATGACGGCGGCGAGCACGACATCAAGACCGTCGGCGGCTGCGTGCTGAAAGCCAAGGAAAACATGGGCAAGATCACCCTGACCGATGAAAACGGCGGTGTCTCCCATGTGACGATCGCCGACGTCAAACAGTCGAACGGCGTCATCCATGTCGTCGACAAGGTGCTGCTGCCGAAGATGTAA
- a CDS encoding Calcium-binding EF-hand-containing protein (SMART: Calcium-binding EF-hand-containing protein~KEGG: ret:RHE_CH00420 hypothetical protein): MYRNKLILAALSSTLIFGAAAGAGYAAPGDGPRQHPGRHGPMHGPGPAAFREITYVRMLKQFDTNKDGQISKDEATAGIDKIFAAIDTNKDGSLTPGEIGAYQKAQMQAMRDQRKQDASNNKDAKTADATPDNNDQGRPPQGGHEGRDGHRWMRHGGNIMRASIMMHRVDTDQNGRISKQEAEAGMDKLFTRMDRNKDGVISIDDMPDRPLL, from the coding sequence ATGTACCGCAACAAGCTGATACTGGCAGCGCTTTCCTCCACCCTCATCTTCGGCGCAGCCGCCGGAGCCGGCTATGCAGCGCCCGGTGACGGGCCGCGTCAACACCCCGGCAGGCACGGTCCCATGCACGGTCCGGGGCCTGCCGCCTTCCGCGAAATCACCTATGTCCGCATGCTCAAGCAGTTCGACACCAACAAGGACGGACAGATCTCCAAGGACGAGGCGACCGCCGGCATCGACAAGATCTTCGCTGCGATCGACACCAACAAGGACGGCTCGCTGACCCCAGGCGAAATCGGCGCATACCAGAAAGCGCAGATGCAGGCGATGAGAGATCAGCGCAAGCAGGATGCCAGCAATAACAAGGATGCGAAGACCGCAGACGCGACGCCTGATAATAACGACCAGGGCCGGCCGCCTCAGGGTGGTCACGAGGGTCGTGACGGACATCGCTGGATGCGCCATGGCGGCAACATCATGCGTGCCTCGATCATGATGCACCGGGTCGACACCGACCAGAACGGCCGGATTTCCAAACAGGAAGCCGAAGCCGGCATGGACAAGCTGTTCACTCGGATGGACCGCAACAAGGACGGCGTCATCTCGATCGATGACATGCCGGACCGGCCGCTTCTGTAA
- a CDS encoding RNA polymerase, sigma-24 subunit, ECF subfamily (TIGRFAM: RNA polymerase sigma factor, sigma-70 family~PFAM: sigma-70 region 2 domain protein; Sigma-70 region 4 type 2; sigma-70 region 4 domain protein~KEGG: rec:RHECIAT_CH0000470 RNA polymerase sigma-70 factor protein, ECF family), translating to MQGDDIADLIGRVALGDRRAFVALYNQTGPKLFSICLRILKDRTEAEEALQEAYISIWQRARSFSVASGSSSAWLAAIARNRSIDALRARKPVADELDTVYDLADAGADPEMQTVTKDEGRRIDTCMEELEADRAVAVKRAYVEGLSYQELADQFGIPLNTMRTWLRRSLLKLRECMER from the coding sequence ATGCAAGGCGATGACATCGCAGACCTGATCGGCCGCGTCGCACTCGGCGATCGCAGGGCTTTCGTGGCCCTCTACAATCAGACCGGACCGAAACTTTTCTCGATCTGCCTGCGTATCTTGAAGGATCGCACGGAAGCCGAGGAAGCCCTGCAGGAAGCCTATATCAGCATCTGGCAACGCGCTCGCAGCTTCTCCGTCGCCTCGGGTTCGTCCTCGGCATGGCTGGCTGCAATTGCCCGCAACCGGTCGATCGATGCGCTGCGGGCGCGCAAGCCCGTCGCCGACGAATTGGACACGGTCTATGATCTGGCCGATGCCGGAGCCGACCCGGAAATGCAGACGGTGACCAAGGATGAAGGAAGGCGGATTGACACCTGCATGGAAGAGTTGGAAGCTGATCGTGCGGTCGCCGTGAAACGGGCTTATGTCGAAGGGCTGAGCTATCAGGAACTGGCCGATCAGTTTGGTATTCCGCTGAACACGATGCGGACCTGGCTCAGGCGCAGCCTCTTGAAACTGAGAGAGTGCATGGAACGATGA
- a CDS encoding conserved hypothetical protein (KEGG: ret:RHE_CH00434 hypothetical protein): protein MTETYSKSRQRAEIAFGNVQTQFFAKNQAAEELESDAQSQQAKTLRLREARLAREQSDRVSATSALIAKRARAR from the coding sequence ATGACAGAGACATACAGCAAATCTCGACAGCGGGCGGAGATTGCCTTCGGCAACGTCCAGACCCAGTTCTTCGCGAAGAACCAGGCGGCCGAAGAGCTCGAATCCGACGCCCAGTCGCAACAGGCAAAGACGTTGCGGCTTCGGGAGGCCCGGCTTGCCAGGGAACAGAGTGACCGGGTGTCGGCAACCTCTGCCCTCATTGCAAAACGCGCCAGGGCCCGCTGA
- a CDS encoding FMN-dependent alpha-hydroxy acid dehydrogenase (PFAM: FMN-dependent alpha-hydroxy acid dehydrogenase~KEGG: ret:RHE_CH00425 L-lactate dehydrogenase (cytochrome) protein), with the protein MRLTDCYNFHDFRRMAKRRLPGPIFDYIDGGADDEVTYRRNTAAFEACDLVPDVLRGVADVDMSVTVMGQKLAMPVYCSPTALQRLFHHQGERAVAAAAAKHGTMFGVSSLGTISLEEARQISNGPQVYQFYFHKDRGLNREMMARAKNAGVQAMMLTVDSITGGNRERDKRTGFAIPFKLNLAGMTQFAIKPSWAIDWLTHERFRLPQLENHVKMDGGALSISRYFTEMLDPSMSWDDVAEMVREWGGPFCLKGIMSVEDAKRAAEIGCSGIVLSNHGGRQLDGSRSAFDQLAEIVDAVGDRVDVMMDGGVQRGTHVLKALSLGAKAVGLGRYYLFPLAAAGQPGVERALETMRTEIERGMKLMGCTSVSQLSRRNLRFRS; encoded by the coding sequence ATGCGCCTGACAGACTGCTATAATTTTCACGATTTCCGGCGCATGGCCAAACGGCGTCTTCCCGGACCGATATTCGACTATATTGACGGCGGTGCCGACGACGAGGTGACGTACCGGCGCAATACCGCGGCCTTCGAGGCCTGCGATCTGGTGCCCGACGTTTTGCGCGGTGTGGCCGATGTCGACATGTCGGTAACTGTCATGGGCCAGAAGCTCGCAATGCCGGTCTATTGCTCGCCGACGGCGTTGCAGCGGCTTTTTCACCACCAGGGGGAGCGGGCGGTCGCGGCGGCGGCGGCAAAACATGGCACGATGTTCGGCGTCTCCTCGCTCGGCACGATCAGCCTGGAGGAAGCCAGACAGATCAGCAACGGGCCGCAGGTCTATCAGTTCTATTTCCACAAGGACCGTGGCCTCAACCGCGAGATGATGGCGCGAGCGAAAAATGCCGGCGTGCAGGCGATGATGCTGACGGTCGACAGCATCACCGGCGGCAACCGCGAGCGCGACAAGCGCACGGGCTTTGCCATTCCCTTCAAGCTCAATCTTGCCGGCATGACCCAGTTCGCGATCAAGCCTTCCTGGGCGATCGACTGGCTGACGCATGAGCGCTTCCGGCTGCCGCAGCTCGAAAACCACGTCAAGATGGATGGCGGCGCGCTGTCGATCAGCCGATACTTCACCGAGATGCTGGACCCCTCGATGTCGTGGGACGACGTGGCGGAGATGGTGCGCGAATGGGGCGGGCCATTCTGCCTGAAGGGCATCATGTCGGTCGAAGACGCCAAGCGCGCGGCCGAGATCGGCTGCAGCGGCATCGTGCTTTCCAATCATGGCGGGCGCCAGCTCGACGGCTCGCGCAGCGCTTTCGACCAGTTGGCCGAGATCGTCGACGCCGTGGGCGACCGGGTCGACGTGATGATGGATGGCGGCGTGCAGCGGGGAACGCATGTTCTTAAAGCGCTGTCGCTGGGGGCGAAGGCCGTCGGGCTCGGGCGCTACTATCTCTTCCCGCTTGCCGCGGCCGGACAGCCCGGCGTCGAACGGGCGCTGGAGACGATGCGCACCGAGATCGAGCGCGGCATGAAGCTGATGGGCTGCACCTCGGTCAGCCAGCTCAGCCGGCGGAATCTGCGCTTCCGTTCCTGA
- a CDS encoding conserved hypothetical protein (KEGG: ret:RHE_CH00433 hypothetical protein): MAETPQELQSINTAWQIAIQEILRMVIRDMYHGGGEASFKTHIKRIEEAAVDSIYTDLRLRGTDEWTEVLVKERASNFVTTLLTSFTYDRA; this comes from the coding sequence ATGGCAGAGACTCCGCAGGAACTTCAGTCGATCAATACGGCCTGGCAGATCGCCATTCAGGAAATTCTGCGCATGGTGATCAGAGACATGTATCACGGCGGCGGCGAGGCTTCGTTCAAGACGCATATCAAGCGTATCGAAGAAGCGGCCGTCGACAGTATTTACACGGATTTGCGGCTGCGCGGGACTGATGAATGGACGGAAGTGCTGGTCAAGGAAAGGGCGAGCAATTTCGTCACGACCCTGCTGACGTCATTTACCTATGACCGGGCTTAA
- a CDS encoding cold-shock DNA-binding domain protein (PFAM: Cold-shock protein DNA-binding~SMART: Cold shock protein~KEGG: rec:RHECIAT_CH0000476 probable cold shock protein), translated as MATGTVKWFNSTKGFGFIQPDNGGDDAFVHISAVERAGMRELVEGQKIGFDLERDNKSGKMSACNLQNA; from the coding sequence ATGGCCACTGGCACAGTTAAATGGTTCAATTCCACCAAAGGCTTCGGCTTCATTCAGCCTGATAATGGCGGCGACGACGCCTTCGTTCACATCTCCGCCGTCGAGCGCGCCGGAATGCGCGAACTCGTCGAAGGCCAGAAGATCGGCTTCGACCTCGAGCGCGACAACAAGTCGGGCAAGATGTCCGCTTGCAATCTCCAGAACGCTTAA
- a CDS encoding pyrimidine 5'-nucleotidase (TIGRFAM: pyrimidine 5'-nucleotidase; HAD-superfamily hydrolase, subfamily IA, variant 3~PFAM: Haloacid dehalogenase domain protein hydrolase~KEGG: rec:RHECIAT_CH0000464 putative hydrolase protein) — protein MTKIDRTPDKADFEHVTDWVFDLDNTLYPHHVNLFAQIDKNMTAYVAALLQMEREEARKLQKQYYLEHGTTLQGLMIHHGIDPNDFLEKAHAIDYTALTPQPELGEAIKALPGRKFIFTNGSVKHAEMTAEALGILEHFDDIFDIVAADYVPKPAQATYDKFMALKRVETTKAAMFEDLPRNLTVPKALGMQTVLLVPRNLEETVVEWWEKTSGDEDHIDFVTDDLAAFLGKITG, from the coding sequence ATGACCAAGATCGACCGTACGCCTGATAAAGCCGATTTCGAGCACGTTACAGATTGGGTCTTCGACCTCGACAACACGCTCTATCCGCATCATGTCAATCTCTTCGCGCAGATCGACAAGAACATGACTGCCTATGTCGCGGCACTCTTGCAGATGGAGCGGGAAGAGGCGCGCAAGCTGCAGAAGCAATATTATCTCGAGCATGGCACGACATTGCAGGGCCTGATGATCCATCACGGCATCGACCCGAACGACTTTCTCGAAAAGGCGCATGCGATCGACTACACGGCGCTGACGCCGCAGCCGGAACTCGGCGAGGCGATCAAGGCGCTGCCGGGGCGCAAGTTCATCTTCACCAATGGCAGCGTCAAACATGCAGAGATGACGGCGGAGGCGCTCGGCATTCTCGAGCATTTCGACGACATTTTCGATATCGTCGCCGCCGACTACGTGCCGAAGCCGGCGCAGGCGACCTACGACAAGTTCATGGCGCTGAAGCGGGTCGAAACCACCAAGGCCGCCATGTTCGAAGATCTACCGCGCAACCTGACGGTGCCGAAGGCGCTCGGCATGCAGACTGTGCTGCTGGTGCCGCGCAATCTGGAAGAGACGGTCGTCGAATGGTGGGAAAAGACCAGCGGCGATGAGGATCACATCGATTTTGTCACCGACGACCTTGCCGCTTTTCTCGGCAAGATTACCGGCTGA
- a CDS encoding signal transduction histidine kinase (PFAM: histidine kinase dimerisation/phosphoacceptor; ATP-binding region ATPase domain protein~SMART: ATP-binding region ATPase domain protein~KEGG: rec:RHECIAT_CH0000473 probable two-component sensor histidine kinase protein) has protein sequence MTDSKDQPISPEGVGNLPHLAEALDDDRFRHFLDHVPFAVAVSELGGNEPLIYVNLEFERLTALGATEVQGKPWPDIELNSTAVSGEVPLTAAVTSAEEYIGAFSLVAEPESTVIIDVWSNTIVDDDDTPLFRLVAFAARSEATAAESFSELLTEKDVLLRELQHRVKNNLQMITALIRMEARNAQQNEESERFARLAGRIEALALLYRSLSDEEKGATVDLGTYVSQIAASVMAAHAVEGIRLDMKVDTWPVSVDVAMPAGLVINELLTNTLKHAFVGRDGGEITLRCVVSETGCRITVADNGVGLPQDVTWPQPGKLSAMIVQSLKQNARAEVEVSSSPDTGMSVSLVFPRAEAAQ, from the coding sequence ATGACCGATAGCAAAGACCAGCCGATTTCGCCCGAAGGCGTCGGCAACTTGCCCCACCTTGCCGAAGCCCTTGACGATGACCGGTTTCGACACTTTCTCGATCATGTGCCATTCGCGGTGGCTGTCTCCGAACTCGGTGGGAACGAGCCGCTGATTTACGTCAACCTCGAATTCGAACGGCTGACGGCGCTTGGGGCAACCGAGGTCCAGGGGAAACCCTGGCCGGACATTGAATTGAATTCCACCGCCGTCTCCGGAGAGGTGCCGCTCACGGCAGCTGTGACCTCTGCTGAGGAATATATTGGTGCCTTCTCGCTGGTGGCCGAACCCGAGAGCACCGTCATTATCGATGTCTGGTCGAATACGATCGTCGACGATGATGACACGCCGCTTTTCCGATTGGTGGCCTTTGCTGCCCGCAGTGAGGCGACAGCCGCCGAGAGCTTCAGCGAACTGCTGACGGAGAAAGATGTCCTTCTGCGGGAACTACAGCATCGCGTGAAGAACAATCTCCAGATGATCACGGCGCTCATCCGAATGGAGGCGCGCAATGCTCAACAGAATGAGGAAAGCGAAAGATTTGCACGGCTTGCCGGGCGGATTGAAGCCTTGGCCCTGCTCTATCGCTCGCTGTCAGACGAAGAGAAAGGCGCCACTGTCGATCTTGGCACCTATGTCAGCCAGATTGCCGCCTCGGTGATGGCGGCCCATGCCGTGGAAGGGATCCGGCTGGACATGAAGGTCGATACCTGGCCGGTTTCGGTCGATGTCGCCATGCCGGCCGGCCTCGTCATCAACGAACTCCTCACCAATACGCTGAAGCATGCCTTCGTGGGGCGTGATGGCGGCGAAATCACACTCCGCTGTGTCGTCAGCGAAACCGGCTGCAGGATCACCGTTGCTGATAACGGGGTCGGTCTTCCCCAGGATGTGACCTGGCCGCAGCCGGGAAAGCTGAGCGCGATGATCGTACAGTCACTGAAACAGAATGCCCGCGCCGAGGTTGAAGTCAGCTCATCCCCTGACACCGGCATGAGTGTCTCCCTCGTCTTCCCGAGAGCTGAAGCGGCCCAATAG
- a CDS encoding putative carboxyphosphonoenolpyruvate phosphonomutase protein (KEGG: ret:RHE_CH00424 putative carboxyphosphonoenolpyruvate phosphonomutase protein), with amino-acid sequence MNQSEKAKAFGALHRKGDPVVLYNIWDAGTAKAVTDAGAKALATGSWSVAAAHGYADGEKLPMSVLVETAKSITAVVNLPLSVDFEGAYSAEPEGAAANVAKLVEVGAIGINFEDQVVGGGGLYPAERQAARIRAIRAMAEGEGIPFFINARTDLFLAESDLSKHAGLVEEAIERGKAYAAAGGSGFFVPGLIDPALIEKICAASPLPVNIMMRTGAPDVKTLAKLGVGRISYGPGPYRSMMEKLKQEAAAIYSPL; translated from the coding sequence ATGAACCAGAGTGAAAAGGCCAAGGCATTCGGAGCATTGCACCGCAAGGGCGACCCGGTTGTTCTTTACAATATCTGGGATGCCGGCACGGCCAAGGCGGTGACCGATGCCGGCGCCAAGGCGCTTGCAACAGGAAGCTGGTCGGTCGCCGCTGCCCATGGTTATGCCGACGGTGAGAAGCTGCCGATGTCGGTGCTGGTCGAGACGGCAAAATCCATCACCGCTGTCGTCAATCTGCCGCTTTCGGTCGATTTCGAAGGCGCTTATTCGGCTGAGCCTGAGGGTGCCGCCGCCAACGTCGCCAAGCTGGTGGAGGTCGGCGCTATCGGCATCAATTTCGAGGATCAGGTGGTCGGCGGTGGCGGGCTTTATCCGGCCGAGAGGCAGGCGGCCCGCATCCGCGCCATTCGCGCCATGGCGGAAGGCGAGGGCATTCCCTTCTTCATCAACGCTCGCACCGATCTCTTCCTGGCGGAGAGCGATCTTTCCAAACATGCCGGTCTGGTGGAAGAGGCGATCGAGCGGGGCAAGGCCTATGCGGCCGCCGGCGGCAGCGGCTTCTTCGTTCCTGGCTTGATTGATCCCGCCTTGATCGAGAAGATCTGCGCCGCATCGCCGCTGCCGGTCAACATCATGATGCGGACAGGCGCCCCTGACGTGAAGACGCTCGCCAAGCTCGGCGTCGGCCGCATCAGTTATGGTCCGGGGCCTTACCGATCGATGATGGAAAAGTTGAAACAGGAGGCGGCGGCGATTTATAGCCCGCTCTGA
- a CDS encoding methylated-DNA/protein-cysteine methyltransferase (KEGG: ret:RHE_CH00423 methylated-DNA-[protein]-cysteine S-methyltransferase protein~TIGRFAM: methylated-DNA/protein-cysteine methyltransferase~PFAM: Ada metal-binding domain protein; Methylated-DNA-[protein]-cysteine S-methyltransferase DNA binding~SMART: helix-turn-helix- domain containing protein AraC type) yields the protein MLFERPNDDTLYDALIARSADYEGQAYVCVKTTGIFCRLTCPARKPKRENTLFFDTIAACMHSGFRPCQRCRPLEQPGREPIVDELLAALDREPQLRWSEDELVRRGHDPSTVRRAFKRGLGMTFHDIVRYRRLGEAARQLADGARVIDAQLEAGYDSPSGFRTAFQRLVGKAPALSQNRELLFADWFETPLGPMVAVADRTHLHLLEFHDRKALPTELEALQKRVRSSVAIGRTPAIDQIEAEIRDYFEGRLTVFKTPLALGGTPFEKHVWAKLMDITAGQTRAYGDLAREMERPEVVRAVGRANGANQLAIIVPCHRILGADGSLTGYGGGLWRKQWLLRHEEKIRAQAPNVEETA from the coding sequence ATGCTTTTCGAACGCCCCAATGACGATACGCTCTATGATGCCCTGATCGCGCGCAGCGCCGATTATGAGGGCCAGGCCTATGTCTGCGTCAAGACGACAGGCATCTTCTGCCGCCTGACCTGCCCGGCGCGCAAGCCGAAGCGGGAAAACACGCTCTTTTTCGATACGATCGCCGCCTGCATGCATTCCGGCTTCCGCCCGTGCCAGCGCTGCAGGCCGCTGGAGCAGCCGGGCAGGGAGCCGATCGTCGACGAGCTGCTTGCCGCGCTCGACCGCGAGCCGCAGTTGCGCTGGAGCGAGGATGAGCTTGTGCGCCGGGGCCACGATCCCTCGACCGTGCGCCGCGCCTTCAAACGCGGGCTCGGCATGACCTTCCACGATATCGTCCGCTATCGCCGACTGGGCGAGGCGGCCCGGCAACTGGCCGATGGCGCGCGCGTTATCGATGCTCAGCTTGAGGCCGGATATGACTCCCCAAGTGGTTTCCGGACGGCTTTTCAGCGGCTCGTCGGCAAGGCGCCGGCGCTGTCGCAAAACCGTGAACTTCTGTTTGCCGACTGGTTCGAGACGCCGCTCGGACCGATGGTGGCCGTTGCCGACCGGACGCATCTGCACCTTCTCGAATTCCACGACCGCAAAGCGCTGCCCACCGAACTCGAGGCACTGCAGAAGCGTGTCCGCTCTTCGGTCGCAATCGGCCGCACGCCGGCGATCGACCAGATCGAGGCAGAAATCCGGGATTATTTCGAAGGGCGGCTCACCGTCTTCAAGACGCCATTGGCGCTTGGCGGCACGCCCTTCGAAAAACATGTCTGGGCAAAGCTCATGGACATCACTGCCGGCCAGACGCGCGCCTATGGCGATCTTGCAAGGGAGATGGAAAGGCCGGAGGTCGTGCGTGCCGTCGGCCGCGCCAATGGCGCCAACCAGCTTGCCATCATCGTGCCCTGCCATCGCATCCTCGGCGCGGATGGTTCGCTGACCGGCTATGGCGGCGGGCTCTGGCGCAAGCAATGGCTGTTGCGGCATGAAGAGAAGATCAGAGCACAAGCACCTAACGTGGAGGAGACGGCATGA